A single region of the Pararge aegeria chromosome 18, ilParAegt1.1, whole genome shotgun sequence genome encodes:
- the LOC120631492 gene encoding uncharacterized protein LOC120631492 isoform X1 yields the protein MRCEIPVLLRCCCCFPLRYGLLVWAYIKQMFTLLFLAYIIVLFYDDYRKISVWGIVVLSGTILLTILDFVFHVFFIISAHAKDYRKIRIYYRYSIFVFCLSAIFMGMYIGSSLLYVFYRSKYLSFLLWYMILPAMGMTVTLILIQAYLIILVRSEFIKLKNNAQFEFVNNAEDKCTANIDYDQGIPA from the exons atgAGGTGTGAAATACCAGTTCTATTGCGATGTTGTTGCTGCTTTCCTCTAAGATATGGTTTACTTGTCTGGGCGTACATAAAACAG ATGTTCACCTTACTGTTCTTAGCGtacattattgttttgttttatgatgaCTACCGGAAAATATCAGTATGGGGTATCGTGGTTCTCTCAGGAACCATCCTATTGACGATTTTGGACTTCGTGTTTCATGTATTCTTCATTATTAGTGCGCACGCA aaAGACTAcagaaaaataagaatatattacAGATACAGTATCTTTGTCTTTTGCCTGAGCGCCATCTTTATGGGCATGTACATAGGAAGTTCATTATTGTACGTATTCTACCGgtctaaatatttatcatttctttTGTGGTACATGATATTGCCAGCCATGGGTATGACTGTTACCTTGATAC TGATACAGGCCTACTTGATTATACTCGTGAGAAGTGAATTCATTAAACTGAAGAATAACGCACAGTTTGAATTCGTGAACAATGCTGAAGATAAATGTACTGCCAACATAGATTACGACCAAGGAATACCTGCATAA
- the LOC120631492 gene encoding uncharacterized protein LOC120631492 isoform X2 — protein MRCEIPVLLRCCCCFPLRYGLLVWAYIKQMFTLLFLAYIIVLFYDDYRKISVWGIVVLSGTILLTILDFVFHVFFIISAHAKDYRKIRIYYRYSIFVFCLSAIFMGMYIGSSLFDTGLLDYTREK, from the exons atgAGGTGTGAAATACCAGTTCTATTGCGATGTTGTTGCTGCTTTCCTCTAAGATATGGTTTACTTGTCTGGGCGTACATAAAACAG ATGTTCACCTTACTGTTCTTAGCGtacattattgttttgttttatgatgaCTACCGGAAAATATCAGTATGGGGTATCGTGGTTCTCTCAGGAACCATCCTATTGACGATTTTGGACTTCGTGTTTCATGTATTCTTCATTATTAGTGCGCACGCA aaAGACTAcagaaaaataagaatatattacAGATACAGTATCTTTGTCTTTTGCCTGAGCGCCATCTTTATGGGCATGTACATAGGAAGTTCATTATT TGATACAGGCCTACTTGATTATACTCGTGAGAAGTGA
- the LOC120631476 gene encoding uncharacterized protein LOC120631476, translating to MRCEIPVLLRCCFCFPLRHGLLVWAYIKQILSVLFVAYMISNARSNFSRMSGGSYAMFAISLTLTVVDIVFHVLFIISAHTKDYKKMRIFYRYSIVIVGLDSGLMILLFIALSIYYLYLSPVILIILLSITWPTLVLSLIIAILQVYLIILVRSEFVKLKNNSQFEFVNNAAEEKCSANIDFVKEIPAAV from the exons ATGAGATGTGAAATACCAGTTTTGCTGcggtgttgtttttgttttcctttaagACATGGTTTGCTTGTTTGGGCTTACATAAAACAG ATACTCAGTGTGCTATTCGTAGCTTATATGATTTCCAATGCAAGATCGAACTTCTCGAGGATGAGTGGAGGGAGCTATGCGATGTTTGCAATAAGCCTTACGTTGACAGTCGTGGACATTGTGTTTCATGTCCTTTTTATTATCAGTGCGCACACA AAAGACTACAAAAAAATGAGAATATTTTACAGATACAGTATTGTTATAGTAGGCCTGGACTCCGGTTTGATGATCTTATTGTTCATAGCACTTTCTATTTACTACTTATACTTGTCACCTGTTATTCTAATAATATTGTTGTCAATAACGTGGCCTACACTGGTGTTGTCGCTCATAATTGcta TCCTCCAAGTCTACCTAATTATTCTCGTGAGAAGTGAATTCGTTAAACTGAAGAATAATTCACAGTTCGAGTTCGTGAACAATGCGGCTGAAGAAAAATGTTCTGCCAACATCGATTTTGTTAAAGAAATCCCTGCCGCAGTAtaa